TAAGTTTTGCTGAAAAAagcccccctcccacctccccAGGTTATTTTGAGTATTTGCCAACACGTTCTTCTAGTGCGCACCgccattttgttttcttctgtcattaGGTGTGTCCTGCCATAACTAAAAGAGGGTCTGCAGGTAGTTTTAGTTTGATGATTCTTTGAAGACATGTAATATTTTTGTCATGGTTTTAAGTTATTTTAGAtcaactgttatttattttcttttctaaagGATATTTTGATGAAGTTGTTGCACTTTCTgttaaaatactttattttgcCTTATtggagaaaggtttttttttctgttgtaacTAGCACTTGGACTATGAATGTGAATGCTGATTACGTTTGGAGCTCAGAATAAACGAGCTGTGGCCTGTCTCCTCTCTGATCCAGTACACTACATATACTGGCTACACAGTGCTCTCTGGCCTGTGTGACGCTTGCTGCTGGTCCAGATTCCCCTGGGTCTGGTTCCGGTAACATGTGCAAGTTAGGTTTTATGTTCAAACACAGAACATTTAGttaattcaatcaatcaatcaatcaatcaatctctttATTTGAGCAGCAACAATAGCAGCAGTTGTCCATGTATCAAATAATATttgaactgtgctcaaaaaggagcAGGTAGAAGTTCTAAGAACTTATTAAGTCCACCCCTTCACATTTAAGGATAACACAAATTGAATCCCacatccattagaaaaaaaaaacaaacttacaaACCTTGCAAACTATTGTTGGACTCATCTTTAGGGCAGGAATACCATGATAACATGCACATTTCGCAGAGGACAAACATACCACACATTGGTAACGGTTACCTGCATAAGCTCACACTGAGCACCCCATCGTTCATTGCAGAACTTCGGGTTTGTGTCCTTCAGTGTAagagcacacaaaaaaaaaaacaatgcagcctCGAAATTGTATTAGGCCAACACATACAAACTCACACATCAGACAAGTTACAATTAATCTGTATTCTTTTCTGTATTGCTTTTTAGTGCATACATATTCCTTAAATTTACAATATTAAGACAGCATTTCAATAAACAATATAATATTATAGCGTCACAATGTCCAGGGACTGAAGCAGCTCAAGGCGTATCTCATCAACTCCTGGAGTCTTGTCACCAGGGAGTTTGTTTTGGACACTCCAGAAGGGTCAAGTTGCTCTGGCTCAGGAGAACCTAAGAGTCTTCCTCCCAATCCTGGATGTCTGGAGGATAACTTCATCCAAAGTCAGAGGAAGTCCTCTCTTTACAGCCAACTGAATGTCCCTCTTCCAAGGCACTAAGATTTGTTAAAGTTGATTTGAAAATGTAGGCAGGTTTTATATATTTGACAggagaaatgcaacttttcataaatgcatcatcaGAACAACATTCTGATGAAAACCTGGAGCTGTTTCCTTTTCTATTGACGCATTTATCTAATTTATCACAGATCATCATGAaccatgaaaagagaaaagctgctgGGTTCATGATGGCATGACTGGAAATAGATTGAGCACATCACATATTGTTCAGATCTCTACTGATTAAACAATTTCAGAGAAGAACaaaggaagcaggaaggaagaagaaggaagaggaggtgttATTTTCTTGCATTGAGACTGAATGTAAAGGCACTAAAAATAATCTGTGGTTCATTTTCTCTTCGACTTTCTCGTGACGCTCAGTTGCCGTCAAATTTTGAGACTTTGAGTCAGTTTATGAGCTTTGATCAAACCACAGATGATATAAAGTATCAAACTGTCAAACAATTTGATTGTTCATTGACATCAGCAGTGATCATGTTGTTGAAAGAAGTTCGATGTATTTTTCTGGGTTTCATTCTGTGTTTCTCAGGTAAGACTGACTTATTTTATCTCAAAATAGAAAACTTCACAAACTGACTGCATCTGGACTCTATCCTcaagtttacatgttctccctgtgcctgtgtCAATTTACACTGAAAACTTGGTTTTCCTACTGAATTTCAAAGGCTGTTAAAAGTGAACTATACTGAGTCTTTTGTCTTGTGTTAGTGAGTGATGGGCGAGCAGACTCTGTAGGATGAACTATAAAGTACAGAGATGTTAGCTCAGATCAGCTTCAACCTCTGATAATGTGAGAGTAGAAAGAATGGATGAAAGAGACGAGCCATGAGCAGGATTTCAACTTGTTCTGCTGAGAGGGATGGTATCAAAACTGGACACATCTCTTAAAGTTGTTTCCTGATGAAATCTTCTCTTGCAGGGCTTCAGGCACAACAAACCAACATCTGTGCTTTAAAAGGTTCTTCAGTTCATCTGAACTGTTCAAACAAACATCCCACTTCAGTAAAGAACTGGTACACTCTACAGTGGATTGGAAGCATTCTTGTTCGGTCTAATTTCCCTGCAGATGAACCTCGAGTGACGTACAAGTCACAGCAAAGTTTCCCCACATTGACAATCAATGATCTGAGAGACACTGACAGAAACTcttactgctgcagcagcgttaCTGAGACGCCACAGGACTGTTGGAAACATGCCGTTCATCTCACCGTATTCGGTAAAAGATTTGTCACAACATTTGTTCTCCAATGTCTGAGCTCTTAAATGAGTAGAGCTTCTGTTCAGACCTTCAGGTGAAGGTGGTTCCTTCCACTGAGGGACAGACAGTCTCTctgatgtgcagcagcagctgtcttcTGACTGAAAACCCTGCAGCCTACATCTGGTACAAGAACGGAGACTTTCTCTATGAGGACTGGTCTCCCTGGTACCAAGAGCTGGTCAGCAGTGACTCAGCAGTCTCATACTCCTGTGCTATCAGAGGCTACCAGGACCTCAGAGCCCCTCCAGTCTCAGTGGGTGAGTGACAACAAGCAGCTTTTCATCATGCTGGAACATTTCTGTGTCCACACTTTCACAGCTGACAAATGACTGCATGTCTTTGGTTTGGTGCAGACTctgtaacacacacctgcttcacTGTGACCTATGCTAAAGGCAGAATGTGTTCTTCTGAGCAGACGTCAGCAGATGAGTCCTGCTCCATCACATATCCCACAGGTCAAGTTCACACCCTCACActcctccctctcacacaccttTGTTATTTTATACTGATATTTTGAACAGTTCCTTTTATTATATGAATGACATCAATGAACTGCtgcaacatgttttatttccatacAGAGTTACATGTTCAAAGGACTCCAGTCACTGCATGTAAGGTCACTCTGACCTGTAAAACCAACTGTCCTCAGACTGATGCTGTGACTTTAGTTCAAACTTACAACCAAAACACACGTAGAGGATATTATAAACAGGTGACTGTTTGGACCTCCTCAACAGACAGATTCTTCTGTACTGTGAAAGACCACGAGGACCTGAACACTGCTCATGTCTGTAAGTATCAACTCATTCGTGTTCATGTTTCACTTCATAAGTTCTTAGCATCACAATTTGACAATGATTTAAATCAGCTATGATGAAGTagtacaacaacaacagcactgtATTCCAGTTTCCATGTAAAAATCAAAGGTGATGGAGGTTTACTTTAGACATTAAACACACCTGCACATCAGAGACCAGCAGTGACCAGCGTACAAAGCAGATCAGTTCACTTTCTGTCAGACTTGTACTGACTTCAGTCATTAAACTGAGtcttttctttgatttcatCTCCAGGTGTTAATGATCAGAGATGTTGGAGAGTTGTTTATGCCAGCAGGAGAATCTGTGCTCTGAAAGGATCCTCAGTCAACATCTCATGTCAATCTTATTATTCTGAATCCTTCAAGCCAAAGTCCAATAATTGGTatcaaacaaagagagaaatgaaggtGCTGACAGAGGATGGAGGTAAAGTGCAGTTTGATGGCAGCAAGAAGAACCAACACAtcctcacattgagaaatgTTCAGAAGAATGACTCAGCAGAATACAGGTTCAATGTCAGAGAGTTTGATGGATTTATAAACCTTTTTGGCTCTCCTGGAGTGACTTTGATCGTCACAGGTAAATACATTTCTCACACCCCTCAACAACAGAACACACCTCATTATAATGCTGATGGTGTTTTCACAATGTACAGTTTATTGATTGACATTTTGACAAGAAGCTGTGAAGTGGAAAATGTCCCACTTCAGTGTGGTCATAAAGATCTACACAATGTCAACCCTAACACTTTCAGATCGGAAAATTATTGTTTATGAAGAACCACTGCAGCTGAATTATAACAACTCAACACCACAGTATTGGTGCATTTGTTTTTCTACTGTAAACATTCCCAACAATCATAACAGTTTCTGCAAAAGAAAGTCTGTTTCACTGCAGTGGAGTGTCCTAACTTATGAATCTGAGTTCAGTCACACTTCTTGGGAAATGTCTGTTTGAAGACTGAGTTTATCTGTTGAAGATCACCAAAGATAACCACAGGGAGCAACCTTCTTGTCTTCtgcaaaaaactgaagaatATTAAATAATCCCAATGCTCTTGAAGAGACTTGCCCACTTTCAGACTAGACACTGAAATCACCAGGAGGAACAATTAAACACTCAACTTCTCCTGTCTTTAACAACAGTTACATCTCTGTTTGATATGTTTCTCCCAGATCTGGAAGTGAAGGTGACTCCTTCTCCAGAGGTCACAGAAGGTCAGAGAGtcactctgacctgcagcaccaGCTGTCCTCTGACTCACAACTCAAACTACATGTGGTTCTTCAACGGTGAACCTCTGAactcaaacaacaaacagctgattcTAGAAGCATTCAGCCATCAGCATGCAGGAAGCTACTCCTGTGCTGTCAGAACCGGCTCAAACATCTCAGACAGATCAGCTGTGAAGACTCTTAAAGTCCAAAGTGTGACAATAATGTGGGAAGTGGTCGCTGCAGGAgtctctgctgttctgctcctcttcatcctcctctctgtgatcgtgtgtgtgaggtgagaaACACTGATCTGAT
The nucleotide sequence above comes from Salarias fasciatus chromosome 6, fSalaFa1.1, whole genome shotgun sequence. Encoded proteins:
- the LOC115391001 gene encoding sialoadhesin-like; the encoded protein is MKVLTEDGGKVQFDGSKKNQHILTLRNVQKNDSAEYRFNVREFDGFINLFGSPGVTLIVTDLEVKVTPSPEVTEGQRVTLTCSTSCPLTHNSNYMWFFNGEPLNSNNKQLILEAFSHQHAGSYSCAVRTGSNISDRSAVKTLKVQSVTIMWEVVAAGVSAVLLLFILLSVIVCVRKKKTSSQSSGIEMSKNTQQLSPDVMYENDTAGSAEQDDHLYSRLHFSQTHSHDVYHTIPTRPAR